A single Caldibacillus debilis DSM 16016 DNA region contains:
- the holB gene encoding DNA polymerase III subunit delta' — protein sequence MTKTWEQLVTVQPVAMNMIANAVKKDRVAHAYLFEGRKGTGKKAAALFFAKMLFCTDLREGFLPCGRCLQCRRIDSGNHPDLLIIEADGASIKTEQIALLREEFAKKAVESDRKMYIIENAEKMTASASNRLLKFLEEPPAKTTAILITENVHQILPTVRSRCQHIPFRSRTKSGLISLLIERGIPEEKAPLFAQLTNDAEEALKLSRDEWFLQGKGIVIKLYEILNSKSLADALLFVEQEWLPHFKEREQMDLGLTLLLYIYRDALFIRLGRTGSLVFPGQLEKWKHYAVRKSEKRLAAEIQEIIEAKKRLQSNANGALLMEWLIRKLREGSVIV from the coding sequence GTGACAAAAACATGGGAGCAGCTTGTAACCGTGCAGCCGGTTGCCATGAACATGATCGCCAACGCCGTCAAAAAGGACAGGGTCGCCCATGCCTATTTGTTTGAAGGAAGAAAGGGAACGGGGAAAAAAGCGGCAGCCCTCTTTTTTGCCAAAATGTTGTTTTGTACGGATTTAAGGGAAGGCTTCCTTCCTTGCGGACGCTGCCTTCAATGCAGGCGAATCGACAGCGGCAACCATCCGGATCTCTTGATCATCGAAGCGGACGGGGCATCGATAAAAACGGAACAGATCGCCCTGCTGCGGGAAGAATTCGCCAAAAAGGCCGTTGAATCCGACCGGAAAATGTACATCATTGAAAACGCGGAAAAGATGACGGCCAGCGCTTCCAACCGGCTGTTGAAATTTTTGGAGGAACCGCCGGCCAAAACGACGGCCATTTTGATTACGGAGAATGTCCACCAAATTTTGCCGACGGTACGCTCCCGTTGCCAACATATCCCTTTTCGTTCCCGGACGAAAAGCGGACTGATTTCCCTTCTGATCGAAAGGGGAATCCCGGAAGAAAAGGCGCCGCTCTTTGCCCAATTGACGAACGATGCGGAAGAGGCCCTGAAGCTGAGCCGGGACGAATGGTTTTTACAAGGGAAAGGAATCGTGATAAAATTATATGAAATACTGAACAGCAAATCTTTGGCTGATGCGTTGTTGTTTGTCGAACAGGAGTGGCTTCCGCATTTTAAAGAAAGGGAGCAGATGGATCTCGGTTTGACCTTGCTGCTGTATATCTATCGGGACGCCTTGTTTATCCGGCTGGGCCGGACCGGCTCGCTCGTTTTTCCCGGCCAGCTGGAAAAATGGAAACATTACGCCGTTAGAAAATCGGAAAAAAGGCTGGCCGCGGAGATACAGGAGATCATCGAAGCGAAAAAAAGGCTGCAGAGCAACGCAAACGGCGCGCTTCTCATGGAATGGCTGATCAGGAAGCTACGGGAGGGATCCGTTATTGTATAA
- a CDS encoding YaaR family protein: MKVNRDLRPFPDQLFHEQRVVAQNRPLFQELLKSHANQIQSSQLQYLMSEIEKASKRLEKSRSLRDLMRYKSLVKKYVKEALDTGLQLKKTYTWDEYGQSHPLKIVEMIDEKLIELMDEFLKKEKDHLKILSLLGEIEGLLINLYV, from the coding sequence ATGAAAGTCAATCGGGATCTGCGGCCTTTTCCTGATCAGCTCTTTCATGAACAGCGGGTGGTTGCGCAAAATCGGCCGCTGTTTCAGGAATTGTTGAAATCCCATGCGAATCAAATCCAATCCAGCCAGCTGCAATATTTGATGTCCGAAATTGAAAAGGCGAGCAAACGCCTGGAAAAATCAAGAAGTCTCCGCGATCTGATGAGATATAAATCTTTGGTGAAAAAATACGTGAAAGAAGCCCTGGATACGGGTTTGCAGCTGAAAAAGACCTATACGTGGGATGAATACGGGCAAAGCCACCCGTTAAAAATCGTTGAGATGATCGACGAAAAGCTGATCGAGCTGATGGACGAGTTTTTGAAGAAGGAAAAAGACCATTTGAAAATATTAAGTTTGCTGGGAGAAATCGAAGGCCTGCTCATCAATTTATACGTCTAG
- a CDS encoding cyclic-di-AMP receptor, whose protein sequence is MKLILAVVQDQDSNRLLNALMENNFRATKLATTGGFLRSGNTTFIIGTEDNRVDKALEIIRENCKSREQLVAPISPMGGNADSFIPYPVEVEVGGATVFVLPVDRFFHF, encoded by the coding sequence ATGAAACTCATATTGGCGGTCGTTCAGGATCAGGATAGCAATCGGCTTTTGAATGCGTTGATGGAAAATAATTTCCGGGCAACGAAATTGGCCACCACCGGCGGTTTTTTAAGATCGGGCAACACCACTTTCATCATCGGAACGGAAGACAACCGGGTGGATAAGGCGTTGGAAATCATCCGGGAAAACTGCAAATCGAGGGAACAATTGGTTGCGCCGATTTCGCCGATGGGGGGAAACGCCGATTCCTTTATCCCGTATCCTGTCGAGGTTGAAGTGGGCGGAGCCACCGTGTTCGTTTTGCCGGTTGACCGATTTTTTCATTTTTAG
- the tmk gene encoding dTMP kinase, with protein MKNGRLITFEGPEGAGKTTILKMVAGKLREMGYPVVETREPGGIPIAEKIREIILNPEHKEMDAKTEALLYAAARRQHLVEKIMPALDGGAVVLCDRFIDASLVYQGYARGIGIEAVLMINRFAVEQTMPDLTLYFDVEPETGLERIRKNFREEVNRLDMENLSFHRLXREGXLLLADTYPDRIRKIDAHRTVEAVYSDALRTVCAYLERHWKKTGTSEIL; from the coding sequence ATGAAGAATGGAAGATTGATCACTTTTGAAGGACCCGAAGGGGCGGGGAAAACGACGATCTTGAAAATGGTTGCCGGCAAATTGCGGGAAATGGGCTATCCGGTCGTCGAGACCCGCGAGCCGGGGGGCATTCCCATCGCCGAAAAAATCAGGGAAATCATTTTGAACCCCGAACACAAGGAAATGGACGCGAAAACGGAAGCCCTCTTGTATGCGGCGGCAAGGAGGCAGCATCTCGTCGAAAAAATCATGCCGGCGCTGGACGGAGGCGCCGTCGTGTTATGCGACCGGTTTATTGATGCGTCCCTCGTTTATCAAGGATATGCGCGGGGGATCGGAATCGAGGCGGTGCTCATGATCAACCGTTTCGCCGTCGAACAAACGATGCCCGATTTGACCCTGTATTTCGATGTGGAACCGGAAACGGGCCTGGAACGGATCCGGAAAAATTTCCGCGAAGAAGTGAACCGTCTCGACATGGAGAATCTCTCCTTCCACCGGCTGGNCCGGGAGGGGNATTTGCTTTTGGCCGATACCTACCCCGACCGGATAAGAAAGATCGACGCCCACCGGACGGTTGAAGCCGTTTATTCGGATGCCTTAAGAACCGTTTGCGCCTATCTGGAACGGCATTGGAAAAAAACGGGGACATCAGAAATTTTGTAA
- a CDS encoding sigma factor G inhibitor Gin — protein sequence MKSRGEVCMVCEKFKKEGYFLYDSFICIDCEKEIIKTETSDPVYRFYLRQLKKINSKKILY from the coding sequence GTGAAATCCCGGGGAGAAGTGTGCATGGTCTGCGAAAAGTTCAAAAAAGAAGGGTATTTTTTGTATGATTCGTTCATTTGTATAGATTGTGAGAAAGAAATAATAAAAACGGAGACGAGCGATCCGGTTTACCGTTTTTATTTGCGCCAGTTGAAAAAAATCAATTCCAAAAAAATTTTGTATTAG
- a CDS encoding pro-sigmaK processing inhibitor BofA family protein encodes MESFVVISLLLTLIILVMVFGIPLKFFGFIGQGIVKLTIGALLLFALNFIGGHAGIHVPINLITAAVSGFLGIPGVLALAVIQHWILP; translated from the coding sequence ATGGAATCTTTTGTTGTCATCAGTCTGCTGCTCACCTTGATCATCCTCGTCATGGTATTCGGAATTCCGCTAAAATTTTTCGGTTTCATCGGACAAGGGATCGTAAAACTGACGATCGGCGCCTTGTTGTTGTTTGCCTTGAACTTTATCGGCGGCCATGCCGGCATTCACGTGCCGATCAATCTCATCACCGCCGCGGTATCGGGATTTTTGGGGATTCCGGGGGTGCTCGCACTGGCGGTCATCCAGCATTGGATCCTCCCTTAA
- a CDS encoding YaaL family protein, whose amino-acid sequence MLFNRKNKLKKEFDGKLLQQLEQFKNQWHIEQQLWEKSFYKSKDLEMKVKLAELKYFYLFKEAKHRNIRISPSRRKK is encoded by the coding sequence ATGCTGTTTAACAGAAAGAATAAATTAAAAAAGGAATTCGACGGAAAACTGCTTCAACAATTGGAACAGTTTAAAAACCAATGGCATATCGAACAGCAATTATGGGAAAAAAGCTTCTACAAATCGAAGGATTTGGAAATGAAGGTAAAATTGGCCGAATTAAAATATTTTTATTTGTTTAAGGAAGCGAAACACAGGAATATCCGCATATCCCCGAGCCGGCGGAAAAAATGA
- the recR gene encoding recombination mediator RecR gives MYYPEPVTKLIDSFMKLPGIGPKTAARLAFYVLTMKEDTVLEFAKALVNVKREITYCSVCGHITEKDPCYICSDPHRDRTTICVVEEPKDVIAMEKMKEYNGLYHVLHGSISPMEGIGPEDIKIPELLKRLQDEKVKELILATDPNIEGEATAMYISRLVKPSGIKVTRIAHGLPVGGDLEYADEVTLSKALEGRREL, from the coding sequence ATGTATTATCCTGAACCTGTTACGAAATTGATCGACAGTTTCATGAAATTGCCGGGCATCGGTCCGAAAACCGCTGCCCGATTGGCCTTTTATGTATTGACGATGAAAGAGGACACGGTCCTCGAGTTCGCTAAAGCCTTAGTCAACGTGAAAAGGGAAATTACCTACTGTTCCGTTTGCGGCCATATCACCGAAAAAGATCCGTGTTATATCTGCTCGGATCCCCACCGGGACCGCACCACCATTTGCGTGGTCGAAGAACCGAAGGATGTCATCGCCATGGAAAAAATGAAAGAATACAACGGGCTGTATCACGTCCTTCACGGTTCCATCTCCCCGATGGAAGGGATCGGACCGGAAGATATTAAAATCCCGGAACTTTTGAAAAGGCTGCAGGATGAAAAGGTGAAAGAGCTGATTTTGGCGACGGATCCGAATATTGAAGGGGAAGCGACGGCGATGTATATCTCCCGCTTGGTGAAACCGTCCGGAATCAAGGTGACCCGGATCGCCCACGGACTGCCGGTGGGAGGAGATCTGGAATATGCGGACGAAGTCACGTTGTCGAAGGCGTTGGAGGGAAGACGGGAGCTGTAG
- a CDS encoding YbaB/EbfC family nucleoid-associated protein — protein MRGMGNMQNMMKQMQKMQKKMLEAQEELKNKRVEGSAGGGAVTVVVSGHKEVLEVKISEDVVNPEDVETLQDLIVVAVNDALGKVDKLTEETMGQFAKGLNLPGLF, from the coding sequence ATGCGCGGAATGGGAAATATGCAAAACATGATGAAACAAATGCAGAAAATGCAAAAGAAGATGCTCGAGGCCCAGGAAGAACTGAAGAATAAACGGGTGGAAGGGAGCGCCGGGGGCGGAGCGGTTACCGTCGTCGTTTCCGGCCATAAGGAAGTGTTGGAAGTTAAAATCAGCGAGGACGTGGTCAATCCGGAAGATGTGGAAACCTTGCAGGATTTAATCGTCGTCGCCGTGAACGACGCGCTGGGCAAAGTGGACAAATTGACGGAAGAAACGATGGGGCAGTTTGCCAAGGGGCTCAATCTGCCGGGGCTGTTTTAA
- the dnaX gene encoding DNA polymerase III subunit gamma/tau — MSYQALYRVWRPQTFADIIGQEHVTKTLQNALLQQKISHAYLFSGPRGTGKTTAAKVLAKTVNCLKAPVSEPCNECEICKGIADGSVTDVIEIDAASNNSVEEIRDIREKVKYAPARAKYKVYIIDEVHMLSQGAFNALLKTLEEPPNHVIFILATTEPHKIPLTIVSRCQRFDFKRILPNMIAERLRHILETEGIGYEEEALRVIARSAGGGLRDALSLLDQAISYSGGKLTVEDALTVTGSVSQQALFDLARAIRQRDAGQALEAVHVMLFQGKEPARIVEECIQFYRDLLLYKTSPRLSEYFERITMSDVLDRLAGEAEEEEIYQIVEELSRFQQEMKWSGQPSVLLEVCVVKLCQIPEKANAGEFLEKISYLEDKIARLEAELQEIKEKGAAAPSEAEEGAKNGSSKKPGNGLTRKPNGSKVPLGKIESILANATKQQLTFFKNHWEAVLKKVKNKSCAALLNDAEPVAASKDKCIIKFKYDLHCEMVMSNGEYINEINFALTSVSGSPVEMVGIPENQWKAVRRSYIENHIYGHRETPNEEKDPLIEEAKKLVGEDLLEIID, encoded by the coding sequence TTGAGCTATCAAGCGTTGTACCGGGTTTGGCGCCCGCAAACCTTCGCGGATATCATCGGCCAGGAACATGTCACAAAAACCTTGCAAAACGCCCTGTTGCAGCAAAAAATATCCCACGCCTATCTATTTTCCGGCCCCCGGGGAACGGGAAAAACGACGGCGGCCAAAGTGCTGGCGAAAACCGTCAACTGTTTGAAGGCGCCGGTTTCGGAACCGTGCAATGAATGCGAGATCTGCAAAGGGATTGCCGACGGCTCCGTCACGGACGTGATTGAAATTGACGCCGCATCCAACAACAGCGTCGAAGAAATCCGGGATATCCGGGAAAAGGTCAAGTATGCCCCGGCCAGAGCCAAATACAAGGTCTATATCATCGACGAAGTCCATATGCTTTCTCAAGGAGCGTTCAACGCCCTGCTCAAAACGTTGGAAGAGCCGCCGAATCATGTTATTTTTATTTTGGCAACGACGGAACCGCACAAAATTCCCTTGACGATCGTTTCAAGATGCCAGCGTTTTGATTTTAAGCGGATTCTTCCGAACATGATCGCCGAACGGCTGCGCCACATCCTCGAAACGGAAGGAATCGGGTATGAAGAGGAGGCGCTTCGTGTCATAGCCCGCAGCGCCGGCGGAGGATTGCGGGACGCACTGAGCCTGCTGGACCAGGCCATCTCCTACAGCGGCGGAAAATTGACCGTCGAAGACGCCTTGACCGTTACCGGTTCCGTTTCCCAACAGGCTTTGTTCGATCTTGCCCGGGCCATCCGGCAAAGGGACGCGGGGCAAGCGCTGGAGGCCGTCCATGTCATGCTTTTCCAAGGGAAGGAACCGGCCCGCATCGTTGAGGAATGCATCCAATTTTACCGGGATTTGCTTTTGTATAAAACGTCTCCCCGGTTGAGCGAATATTTTGAACGGATCACGATGAGCGACGTCCTGGACCGGTTGGCCGGCGAAGCGGAAGAGGAAGAAATTTATCAAATCGTCGAAGAGCTCAGCCGTTTCCAACAGGAAATGAAATGGTCCGGGCAGCCTTCCGTCCTGCTGGAGGTATGTGTCGTCAAACTTTGCCAAATCCCGGAAAAGGCAAATGCCGGCGAGTTTCTGGAAAAAATTTCTTATCTGGAAGATAAAATCGCCCGCCTGGAAGCGGAACTTCAGGAGATCAAGGAAAAGGGAGCCGCCGCTCCTTCCGAAGCGGAAGAGGGGGCGAAAAACGGATCGTCGAAAAAACCGGGCAACGGATTGACCAGAAAACCGAACGGTTCAAAGGTGCCGCTCGGCAAAATCGAGAGCATTTTGGCCAATGCGACGAAACAACAGCTGACCTTCTTCAAAAATCATTGGGAAGCGGTTTTAAAAAAGGTGAAAAACAAATCCTGCGCGGCCCTTTTGAACGACGCGGAACCGGTCGCCGCTTCCAAGGACAAATGCATCATCAAATTTAAATATGATTTGCACTGCGAAATGGTGATGTCCAACGGCGAGTATATAAACGAGATTAATTTTGCCTTGACTTCCGTTTCCGGCAGCCCCGTGGAAATGGTCGGCATCCCGGAGAACCAATGGAAAGCGGTGCGCCGGTCCTACATCGAAAACCATATCTACGGGCATCGGGAAACGCCGAATGAGGAAAAGGATCCGTTGATCGAAGAGGCAAAAAAGCTGGTCGGCGAAGATTTGTTGGAAATCATCGACTAG
- the tadA gene encoding tRNA adenosine(34) deaminase TadA codes for MDRNEYYMRMAIEEAKKAEEKQEVPIGCVIVLGDTVIARAHNLRETLQNPLAHAEILAVNEAAKRLKSWRLEDTEMFVTLEPCPMCAGSIVQSRIKRVVYGASDPKAGCAGTLMNLLQEERFNHRAEVVSGVLEEECGNLLTGFFKKLRDRKKAREGQGNN; via the coding sequence ATGGACCGGAACGAATATTACATGAGAATGGCGATTGAAGAGGCGAAAAAAGCCGAAGAAAAGCAAGAAGTGCCGATCGGCTGTGTCATCGTTCTCGGCGATACGGTGATCGCCCGGGCCCACAACTTGCGGGAAACCTTGCAAAACCCGCTGGCCCACGCGGAGATTTTGGCCGTCAACGAGGCGGCGAAACGGCTGAAATCATGGCGGCTGGAAGACACGGAAATGTTTGTCACCTTGGAGCCCTGTCCGATGTGCGCGGGGAGCATCGTCCAGTCCCGCATTAAAAGGGTGGTATACGGCGCCAGCGATCCGAAGGCGGGATGCGCGGGCACCCTCATGAACTTGCTGCAGGAGGAAAGATTTAACCATCGGGCGGAGGTCGTCTCCGGCGTCCTGGAGGAAGAATGCGGAAATTTATTGACCGGCTTTTTCAAAAAATTGCGGGACAGGAAAAAGGCCAGGGAAGGTCAAGGAAACAATTAG
- a CDS encoding glycoside hydrolase family 18 protein translates to MQIHVVRENETLFQIARLYGSTVNDIAEANEIPDPNRLVVGQALVIPIVGSFYWVQPGDSLWSIGQRFQIPYQELARINGISVNQILLVGTRLYIPPAEKTEAEFNAYVELRESPVPAQLENSVRDAAPLLTYLAPFSFEARRDGTLKEPPLNRFQEIAAANRNVLMMVITNKENDQFNDELGRILLNDMEVQERFLQNIINTAEKYGFRDIHFDFEYLRPQDREAYAAFLRRAKERFGQRGWLLSIALAPKTSAEQAGQWYEAHDYRALGAIVDFVVIMTYEWGYSGGPPMPVSPIGPVRQVLEYAVTEIPPQKILMGQNLYGYDWRIPYQPGTTARALSPQQAIQLALEHRAAIEYDISAQAPFFRYTDENGQRHIVWFEDARSIQAKFQLLKELRLRGMSYWKLGLSFPQNWLLLADNFEVRKHPPR, encoded by the coding sequence TTGCAAATTCACGTCGTCCGGGAAAACGAGACGCTGTTTCAAATTGCCCGGCTCTACGGGTCAACGGTTAACGATATTGCGGAGGCGAACGAAATCCCCGATCCGAACCGCCTCGTCGTCGGCCAGGCCCTGGTCATTCCCATCGTCGGAAGTTTTTATTGGGTCCAGCCCGGAGACAGTTTATGGAGCATCGGCCAACGGTTTCAGATTCCCTATCAGGAATTGGCGCGGATCAACGGCATCTCCGTCAATCAAATCCTCCTGGTGGGCACAAGGCTTTACATCCCGCCGGCGGAAAAAACCGAGGCCGAGTTCAACGCCTACGTGGAACTCCGGGAATCGCCCGTGCCCGCCCAATTGGAAAACAGCGTCAGGGATGCCGCTCCCTTGCTGACCTATTTGGCGCCATTCAGCTTCGAAGCGAGAAGGGACGGAACGTTGAAGGAACCTCCCCTCAACCGGTTTCAGGAAATCGCCGCCGCCAACCGGAACGTGTTGATGATGGTGATTACGAACAAGGAAAACGACCAGTTCAACGACGAGCTGGGGCGGATCTTGTTAAATGACATGGAAGTCCAGGAAAGATTTTTACAAAATATCATCAATACGGCGGAAAAATACGGATTCCGCGACATCCATTTCGATTTTGAATACCTCCGTCCCCAAGACCGGGAGGCGTATGCCGCCTTTCTCAGAAGGGCCAAAGAGCGCTTCGGCCAACGGGGATGGCTTCTTTCCATCGCCCTCGCCCCGAAAACAAGCGCGGAACAGGCGGGCCAATGGTATGAAGCCCATGATTACCGCGCCCTCGGCGCGATCGTCGACTTTGTCGTGATCATGACCTATGAATGGGGATACAGCGGCGGGCCGCCCATGCCGGTATCGCCCATCGGCCCGGTCCGGCAAGTTCTCGAATATGCGGTGACGGAAATTCCTCCGCAAAAAATTCTGATGGGGCAAAATTTGTACGGCTACGACTGGCGGATTCCTTATCAGCCGGGAACCACGGCACGGGCCTTGAGCCCGCAGCAGGCGATCCAATTGGCCTTGGAACATCGGGCCGCCATCGAATACGATATTTCCGCCCAAGCCCCCTTTTTCCGATATACGGACGAAAACGGCCAAAGGCATATCGTCTGGTTCGAAGACGCCCGCAGCATCCAGGCGAAATTCCAATTGTTGAAGGAATTGCGCTTAAGGGGAATGAGCTACTGGAAGCTCGGTTTGTCCTTCCCGCAAAATTGGCTGCTGCTCGCCGACAATTTCGAAGTCCGGAAACACCCGCCCAGATAA
- a CDS encoding deoxynucleoside kinase has translation MNHVPFIAVEGPIGVGKSSLAEKISQHFHFHLLKEIVGENPFLSKFYEDMDEWSFQTEMFFLCNRIKQLEDIQKNCLQKGIPVVSDYHMFKNLIFAKRTLDRDHLDKYIRIFHILNENLPRPNMVIYLHANLDTLFSRIAKRGREYEKHIQESYLKHLCDDYEMYMDKFERENPDLPVLRINGDDLDFVENRKDLEKVLNQVENMLYKGADKQ, from the coding sequence ATGAATCACGTGCCCTTTATCGCCGTCGAAGGACCGATCGGCGTCGGAAAATCCTCTTTGGCCGAAAAAATTTCCCAGCATTTTCACTTCCATCTTTTGAAGGAAATCGTCGGGGAAAATCCTTTTTTGAGCAAATTTTACGAGGACATGGATGAGTGGAGCTTCCAAACGGAAATGTTCTTCTTGTGCAACCGGATCAAGCAGCTGGAAGACATTCAAAAGAACTGCCTCCAAAAAGGGATCCCCGTGGTCAGCGATTATCATATGTTTAAAAATTTAATTTTTGCCAAAAGGACCCTCGACCGGGACCACTTGGATAAATATATACGGATCTTTCACATCTTAAATGAAAATCTGCCGAGACCGAATATGGTCATCTATCTTCATGCCAACTTGGACACGCTTTTTTCCAGGATCGCCAAAAGAGGACGGGAATATGAAAAGCATATTCAGGAAAGTTATCTGAAACATTTATGCGATGATTATGAAATGTACATGGACAAGTTCGAACGGGAAAACCCGGACTTGCCCGTTTTGCGGATCAACGGGGACGATCTGGATTTCGTCGAGAACCGGAAGGATCTGGAGAAGGTATTAAACCAAGTGGAAAACATGCTGTATAAAGGAGCCGACAAGCAATGA
- a CDS encoding deoxynucleoside kinase, producing MNLREKYGIPSQAIITIAGTVGVGKSTLTEKLAKALNFRTSFEKVDTNPYLSKFYEDFKKWSFHLQIYFLAERFKEQKRMFEYGGGFVQDRSIYEDTGIFAKMHYEKGNMSAVDYQTYTQLFEAMVMTPFFPHPDLLIYLEGPFEKIVERIRLRGRPMEKNTPVEYWREMYDRYKEWIDGFNACPVLRLNILEYDLFENEASIEEIVKKIAYVLNGANSLRK from the coding sequence ATGAACCTGCGGGAAAAATACGGGATTCCAAGCCAAGCGATCATCACCATTGCCGGAACGGTCGGCGTCGGAAAATCGACGCTGACGGAAAAGCTGGCGAAAGCGTTAAATTTCCGGACATCCTTCGAAAAGGTGGATACCAACCCTTATTTAAGCAAATTTTACGAGGATTTTAAAAAATGGAGCTTCCATCTGCAAATTTATTTTCTGGCGGAAAGATTTAAGGAGCAAAAACGGATGTTCGAGTACGGCGGAGGGTTCGTCCAGGACCGGTCGATTTACGAGGATACGGGCATCTTCGCCAAGATGCATTATGAAAAAGGAAATATGTCCGCCGTCGACTATCAAACCTACACCCAGCTGTTTGAAGCGATGGTCATGACGCCCTTTTTCCCCCACCCGGACCTGCTCATCTATTTGGAAGGTCCCTTTGAAAAAATCGTGGAGAGGATCCGCCTGCGCGGGCGGCCGATGGAGAAAAACACGCCGGTGGAATATTGGCGGGAAATGTACGACCGGTATAAAGAGTGGATCGACGGTTTTAACGCCTGTCCGGTTTTGCGCCTCAACATATTGGAATACGATCTTTTCGAAAATGAGGCCTCCATCGAAGAAATTGTAAAAAAAATCGCCTATGTCTTAAACGGGGCGAACAGCCTCCGGAAATAG